The nucleotide sequence TGCATATATATGTACTTCAATCCAGAACAATTATAGGTCATCCATGCAATAGAAATCAAGCAACAGAACATGGACTGTACACACCTTGGCCTGCTTGATATTCCAATTGGCAGGTCTGGAGTAAACCTTTTTAGAACAGCATCAAACATAATTGGACTGAAAGATTTCCCACTCTCAAAGGTCACCTTTACGTTACTCTTTGCACTTAAAACATCGGGCATGTCAAATTCGGATATAAatttgataaatgtatgcaaGGTTGGGTAGCCAATCTAAAATTGAAACAAATACTCACTGTAAAGGTCAGAAAGAGAGAACAACAaaggaaacaagaaaaaaaaagaaagtgttCCATATGATCAAAACCTCTGGAATACTTTGAGATCTCAGATCCTGCAAAAGCTGTACGAACAGTGAACATGAGAGTAGTGCCTGCAATGTTGCATTCAAGAAGCATAGGTTTCCTGAATTTATTAAGCCTCTTGGGAGTATACTTTTAACATTTGGTGCTTTATCAGCCAATGCTTTTGGAATGTCCACTACAGGAGACTCAATGGCTGAAGAATCAACAGAAATACTGTTGGCTTTTGATGCTTGAACCCATCCTTCTTGGACCTTTGGGCTTGCAGACAATTCTGCACCAGTAACTCCCTTTTCAGTTATATGGGGAGAAACTAAACCTAAAGTATCCTTCCGTTTCTCCATGAGTTCATCATCCTGGCACGAGTTGATGGCCTCTCCATTTGCTTTACTTGTTTGTAACCAATTATTAATTTTTCCCGGTTCATTTTTGCATGCCAGATCTGCAATCACATTTGACACTTGAATGCTGTTGGATCTTGCAGATGAATTATGTTCTTTTGATTCAGAGGCAAAGTCCACCGGTCCAAAATGTCGTCCTGCCTTTTCGAAAGAACACATACACGCTGCAGATTGTCTCTGAAACAACCTAGTTTCTTCTTCAGTGAATGACCCAAATATCAAGACCTGCTTAAAGAAATGCATACAATTATATAATCAACAAAAGATCAGAATTCAAACACAATTATGACAAAACCTTTAAAAGTTATAATTTCATGAAGAAAAATCTTTCTGGCTGACAATGAAGatttttaatcaataaaaaaagcaAGGTAAATGATCTCTTGTCACAAAGTGATATGACTAGTAACAACATTAGCAGAATTGTTTAGGCAAGAATACATATTGGTGCAAAAACCACATTAGATTAACAAATTAAGGAAATTTGGGTGCACAATACACCGCAACTATTAACATGTACTAAAGATTGGGTGCCCAAATCAGAGCTTAATGTAGCCCTCCTAAGGGCTGCCAGCTGTATAAGGCAGCCTAATATAGCATCACCTGAGGTTAGGCTGTCGTTGAGCCCTTTCATGTTGATGACATCAAAATTTAGCAGCATTTATTGTCTAATTTGGTAAGGATGGCTGCTACACTAATATGGTAAGCTTGACAGATGATTTTCAACACTACCAATGGCCCGTTAATCGGATAGGAGAATGCACAGAAATTCCAAAAGAAGGAAGGAATATTTGGACTACTAGCATTGCATTTAGGATTGTCTGAATTGAAGGAGACATACCAACTCAAGTCAAAGAAGGACAACATTCAATCCCAGGATTAAGACCTTCTAACTTGATCGCTCTTCCATATTCTCTAAATTGTCTAAATTGGTATAACGATCATCTACATTGTTATAGCAAACTAGATCCTTCCATAACCAAACTTGTATCCACAGAAATTTATTCAAGTACCAACTTATGCCAGTACTAGGCATCCAAATACAAAATTTAGTGTGTCAGGGATCTCCCAAGAGATGAGCTCCAACTGGTACTGAATGCAAATAAATGGCTAAACAACATTGGTGCTTGGCATGGACTAGTAAGCTACAGAAACCTGATGGGTTTACACTGCTACAAAGACACTTGTGAGTTGTGACAACATGTAGATTCCTTTTTCTTGTTTAACAATGACAGGGGAAAGAAGAACTGGAAAGAGAGAGGGAAAAGAAAGTGCAAAGGCTACAAAGGTTCGAACAATACCACATGAATGGAATTATAAATTTGCAGGCATCAGAATTGTCAATCCCATGTACTACTTGTGGTGTTAGAAAGAAAAGCAAGAACCTTATATGTATTAAAAAAAGAGATGACACGAGTACAATTGAAACAGTAATTTCACAAGtaattttttttccaaattaCACAAGTTCAATTTCCGACAATACACATGATGTGGTGTTTCAGACATGAAGATTTGGTAGCAACGAGACTTGTTTTCAAGGCATTAGTCACCCCAGTAGCTGCACACAAATGGATGCCCAATTTGCTACCTGATATTATACTGGCTAATTTGTAGACCCAAACATTATTACGTGGGAACCGACCTAATCAAGATCCTAACTTTCGGAAGTTCTGAAAATGCAAATTCCAGAAATCAATACCCCAAAAAGGGTTCTCATACAAACAAATTGAATATGACTCGAAGATTCCGAAATTGCAAAAGGAATCACCTTCTGGTCACTCATCTTGCTCGCCAAGCCGAAGAACCACCTCGGAATGATCGAACGGTCTCAAAAAAAGCCTCCTTTCTCCGGTAGTCGAAGCAAGAAGCGAGCCGTATTAAAGAAGAAGGCGAACTTAGGGCTGGAAACCCGGCCGAGAGGAAGACACCACGGGAAACGCCGAGCGAAGACATGAAAGGAGAGAGACGATGCGAGGGCGAAATAAAGAAAGCGGGAATAGCATTTGAGGAGGGATCCAACCTCTCTCCGGGTCACCTGCACTAGCTCGCCACCGCCGGAGCGGAGCATTCGGCCTAGGGAGTTGCGCTAGGCTTGAAGGGTAAGAAGATGGGGCTTTTTCCTCTCGATGAAAAAGACAAAGAGGTTTTGTATCGGAAAATTGCACATATTCATATTAATCCCTTTTAAGtccacgtgtatatatatatatatatatatatatatatatatatatgtatatatatatatatatatgtatatatatatatatgtatatatatatacatatatgtatatgtatatatatatatacatatatatacatatacatatatatagatatacatatatatatacatatatatatttatacatatttatatatatacacacatatatatattaaaaaacactcatacttttttaaaaaaattatacaatgctttttttttttcaaataacccTTTTACCCCTATCAATCATCGTCCTTCGTCATGTCTCTACCCCATTATTTATCCTTTTTTATCTTAAACAAATGCTCGTAgcctttgtcattattatttACAAACTCGTCTCCTCATTGTCATTCGCTCGCCTACGTGGGAGAAAGAAAGGAGGCATGCCATCGACTACGAGAAAAGAAGGAGAGGGGGCCACTGTGCGCTCTTGTCGTCGATCACAAAGTGAAGAGGATATTTCATTGTTGCCCACAACTCCTTTTGTCGTTGACCACAAGTGAGGAAAGAGAAGGGATCCCCTCACCAAGGAGGGTGCATACCTTCGTCATCACTATCTCTGCCAGGTGTGAAGTTGTTGGGTTGACAAAGTCAATAGGGGCTGACGAAATCAATAAAGGTAACCCTCATGAGATGTGGACGATGATGAATCCGATAAAAGAATAGGTAAAATGATTTTTTCACACGACTACTACGGAtgttatcttaataatttttgtaTGTATAAGAACTCTTTAAAAAAAGTTCACAAAGTAATTTGTTTTAAGAATGCACCCTCGACCGATCTTCACAACCTCCAATTTTTtgagtaaaatatttaaatttagatTAATGATAGGACATCGCTGGAACTCTCATCGAAGTCTTCAAGTATTAATTGATATCCATGAGTTCACAGAATTTAGTTTTGGACATTCGTAAAGGATTTTTCTAGTACTCCAAAACCTACACAAACTACAATCATAATTGGCCTCAATACTGAACCAATTCAACTTTTGTAAACTACATAAACTACACAAACTACATAATCTGCAGCCATAACTCTTCCCTTCCTACATTTTGTAATCTGGTGAAGCCAAGACCATGTAACACTATGATATATAAAACCCTGTAAACGAACCGTTACTAGTAGTGAATTTGAGCTGCATTGACTtcaaattgaaaataaaaaatgaaaacaaaaaccCTTATAATGGAAAAAAGTCAAATATGCTTCCTCGTATATGTACTCCGCATATTCTCCAAATGATCAGTCAGATAGAtcccaagtcattaaacatgaaacATTTATCACTTCCACAGAATTCTTAAAGCAGCAGTTTTACAATTCTGCAAGTCACAGACAAGAAAGTTGGGAGAGAACAATACTTGATACAACAGATAATGATAAGCTTTCCGTACTTGGTAGGATATGCTGATAATTACAGACCATTGCAGGAATACTATAAAAATTGAAGACCTGTAAATATATTGTCGGTTCATTCCAATTCCTGCCCTATTTTCTTCGGAATCGGTTCATGCCAATTCCTCACATATTTTCTTCGGAAGCAAGAAATAATCAGTATTATCCATAGTGGCCTAGCTTAGCAGCGTGATGATTTCCAACAAGCATCCTCAACCACATCATGGATGGAACATCAAGCAGCTACACAATTTTCCCAAGCACCATATCTTGAGCTAAAGGTGCCTCCTCCAGTCTGTCGTGCATATTCCGTTATTACCTTACGGGCACTGACATCCCATGTTCTTGCCATCTCTCCCAGCGACATGGGCTGTGATAGGCCAcggagagaaatgatgaatgtcgaCCTAGCCTTGACAGACAGATCATCAGATTCCCTACCATAACATCAGAATAACAAAATTGGGTCAGCTTCCTGTTGACCTCCCACTACTGGCTGACAGATAATGTTTAGTATTATGTCTAACCTTTGCTCATCTGGAAACTTGTCCAAGAGAACAGGAGAACATTTTGGATAATTAGCAGGAACAAGCAACCTCAAAGGTAGAATTGGACTCTGGATGACCAAAAAACGTGAGAAAAACATGAACATCAAATGCAGATCTTAAGGTACTTCATGTACATAAACTATTGTACTAGTTGAAGCTCACCATGTGTTCCGAAGCAAACTGAGACTTCAGGCTCGGGCATAAAGCCACAGTAGTGAAGACACATTTCACTATTGTTCCTTCACCTTGTGGAGCAGCAGAATTTGAATCGGTATCTTCCTCACTTATGTTAACCACTGTACCAATTAGCCGCTGGTTTATCTCCCTGATCTCCTCGAGTAATGCATGATTTACCTGCAGTTAAACAGTATTGAGATCtaatgaaaaaaaaggaaagaattatTATAACTAATTATAACAAAGGAAAACATGTAAGGTACAACACATTTCTTTGTTAAAAGATCAGAAATAGATTTCTCTTAATTCTGTATACCAACCATAAACACTTGATCTGTTTCCTTATTACACAAGTATACAATTCCTCATAAGAACAAATTCTTTTCCTCTTTCAAAATTTGTAGGAATCAACAggttcttttaaaatttttatttcacaGATGATAAATGAATAGATCATATATGTTTGGCCATCCGTACTGTGTGCATGCAGATGCACAAAAAAGGTAGATGGGAGAAAAATAGATGGTTCAACAGATAAATTTCTCCGGTACACTGAGGAGGAGATACAATGAGGTTTCGGTTCATTACCAATAAATGGGCATTAATACTAGTATTATGCAACTAGAATAATACAAAGAAACTGTGAAACATATACACACGTATGCATCCAATGGTAGCACAGCTATAATTAGAGTAGGCATAGGTGCTTTTATAAATTATGATATACAGCTACATAGCAACTCAATTTTCTATGTAAATATCTCTTAAACTAATCTTAACCACCAGGTTTCAAAATTATATGCACATGTGCAAAGGCAATTCTTTTTCTTCAACAGCCAGATGAAAATATTCAGTATTACTACTTTAGGGTTCAAAAGTTTAAAATTGCAACTTCAGAAGAACAATACATGAACAAATTAAGCTTTGAATGGTTATACAGAAGTTTGAAAGAGAACTGGCTAGATATGGGATTATATAGCATATCCAAATTTGAAACTACAAAGAAGCTAAGAAATCCACACAAAAGGAAAGTAACCAAATAAATGCAAAATAAGCATAAAAGTTGCACATTGCCTGAAAAAAATCAACTGCACAGTAACACACCTCAACCTTCTGCCGCTTGACACGTGATGTTGCAGTCGACTCTAACTCGGATGTATCAAGACCATATGAGTGTTTAAAGCTATCATTTACACTTCCAGCAGATGACACATTATTCAAGGGCATGGCACTTGTGTCACGCTTCATTTTTTTGGTAGTAGCACTTCCATCCTGTGACATGAAACTTCTAGCCTGCAAACGACACTTTGTCATGGCAACTAAATCTTCACCTACTGCAGCCCTAGAACCATTTCCTGGTGCTGGTGCTGAACCTGCTATCCTGTCTATCATGCTAACAACGGACCCAATATCACTAACAGCAGAACTCAGGGCCTTGGGTGTTGATGATCGTATCTGAAAGAACTTCATTCATGTTAGGTATTGATCATGATAGTACAATAATAATAGATAATATGCATATATTTTGTGTCAACTATGTAATAAATAGATTTATCTTTTGTGTTCTAAAATTTACCATAATAGTGTCGACTCTCTCGAGAGACTCTTTATCAAAGGCTATTCTAAGCTATTAAAAATCATGCACAATTTTTTCattatttgataaataaataacttctatGATGATTGATCTTCTGGACATAAAACTAaattggttaaaaaaaaaaacttatttcacTTATTATCTACCTTCAACCACCCTTTCCCAAAGTTTGATAGTATAATTTATTATCTTAATTCCTTTGTAGTTAGAGTAGCTTTAAATATCTCCCTTATTCTTACAAATTGGTACTACGAAATTGGTAAATACCAATGTACTCCTAGACCTTTTAAATTCTTCCCCAAAAAAGGTTTTTGATATTCAAAATTGTTAAATAAATCATCAGCAATCTTTTTATATTCAAAATTGTTAAATAAATATAATCAACCAATGTACTCTTAGATCTTTTAAATTCTTCCAAACCCTAAATAAGGATACCATTAGGTCCCACACTCTTACTTATTCTCAATTCTTTTTAGAGTTTCTTATaccatattttatttaattttatgaacaaatcTATGATACTTAAACTTATCGCTATTGTCCATCTCTATACTTAAATCATCTATAAAATGTTTATTAAATGATCTAGAAAAATAAGGTCTTACAGTGATGTAAATGGTACAGGTAAAAGAATACTGATTGTTTCAGGAGGAAATGGTTTTACACTTATTTTTGCCGCTTGCTACAAAATGAATACATGTTTTCTTTTTAGGCCAGGCCTCCTGGAACTCTTAAACTACATCTTGTAACTCATGATTTACTTAGAAAGATATGTATGATTGGGCAGATACATAATCTTTGTAGTTTGTTGTCATTACATTCAGCAGATACATTTACTTACTATCATGGGCTGCATGGCTACATGTGAATTTCCGTTGCACATCTCACTTTGCGCAGGAGATAAAAGGATACATTTGATAACTTTATCTACCATGCTACTAAATAATTCTGCCCAAGAttcataaaatgaaaaaaaaattactaacCACTTTTATTAAGCGTTCAAATGGCCTTTCTGTTGTAATTGCTTTAGCAGCACCTGAATTTGTATGGTTGGTCTGATTTCCATCAGGACTGGTAAATTCTGCCAGCAAAGGTGAAGCTGATATTCCAGGCGTAGTAACAGCAAGTGATTGAGCTTGAGGAGCTACAGCTGTTGGTTGATGTCCAACACGTCCTGCATTTGGCACTGATGTAATGCCAGAAATTTGTTTCTCATCTCCTGGAATAGGTGAGGGGGCTATAGGTGTGGAAGGAGATGGATCGAATGGTGAGTTAGCCGACTGCAAAGGTGTTCCAGTTTTTATTTGAGATGATAGCAGACTGTGCTGATCGAGTTGAGGAGAAGAATGGTGAGAAATCTGGGGAGATGAAGCTTGAAAGTTTTGAGGTGATGAAATTGGAAAAGCAGCACCAGATTTCAATTGCTGATAATAGCTGTGGCGTTGATTAGGCAAGAAATGCTGTTGATAAAGTCCTGGTTTAACGCCAGGCCCTTGTCTAAACttcaactcattgatttcatTTGATTGATTGAGCTGTGACAATTGGTGTACTGGCAGCTGTGATGTTTGGTGTTGTTTTTGCTGCTGTTGTTGCAACTGTTGCTGCAGAGGCTGCTGCACCTGAAGTAGTTGCTGCTTTTGTTGTTGCTGAATTATTTGTTGCTGCATATTACGCTGTTGAAATTGCTGCTTTAGTTGTTGATTTTGcatatgctgctgctgctgctgctgctgctcctgcttAAAATGCTGCTGCTGTATTGCATTAGAACTTGGTTGCTTGGAATTAATATTGTTTTGCAGTGAATTCATTGAGCCGTTTGACATAACATTGGCATTGGTCTGCGGAGGAACATTAATAGAACCTTGCCCGGATACCAGACCACCCTGTTGCATGGATGCAATTCCTCCCTGCTGCAATGAACTAAAAGAACTCCCTTGGGCAGAATCAATTGCAGAACCAGTCTGTAATGCATTTGTCATGTTCTGTTGAGGTGTTGGAACACCAAAATGTGTTGATAAAGGTACAGAACCATGTTGCATACTTGGCATAGCAGCTGGCTGCACTGAAGTTGTTGAACCTTGAAGATTCATTTGCTGGTTTGCATAATTGTCATGTTGCTGCACTTGAGGAACTTGAGATGATTGTTGTTGAGACATGGATTGAGGATGTCCACCAGGATGCTGAAATTGTTGCTGTCCAGGAGGCTGTGAAGGGACAACCTTTTTCTTATTTGTAGCTAGAAAAGTCGTTATTTGCTTCTCATACAATGGGAGTTTGTCTTTCAAACCAAGTTGAATATTGCTCCTGGGTAATTGCAAAATATGTAATGTACGCTCTAACATAATCTTATAACTTTTCATTTTATCAAATTGTTCAGATGTCTTCACAGACGGCATAAGCACATCATGCTGCAACTAGCAAGATACAAGAGAAAACATAAAAGGAAATGTCACCAAAtaagtttcattttattttcagaaatcCTGTGAATCTTAAAAGAAAGTGAACCACAAATAAGAAACTCAAAAACCTGCTGCAACTTTAGAACAATCTTTTGGTAAAGCTCAGTCAAATCTGCAAAGTAGAGCTCCTTCATGGATTTTATCTGCCCATAAAAAAGTAAATGAAGTTTCATCATAGAGCTCAATTAATATGTCGCTTTACCATAGTTTTATGGCTTCATCACAAAGCTCAGTAACATAAATTTGACATCCACATATAGATATCTATATAAAGATGTAAAACATTCATGTACTCAAGGCCTAACATCAccagaaaataaaataataatcaaatgatAGGCAAATAACAGGACTTAGAAATGCCAATTCACAGAAAGAACATTAAATCTGCACAGAGCAGTGCATGTATTTCCATCCTTGGTACATTGGAGATGGTGAAATCTGCTATAACAATTTCAAAGAGGCAAGATGTTAGGAACCTTTCTAGTGGAGAAAAGATTGTGTGAATTCTACTGGATGATGTCTTTGGCTCTAAGAGTTTTTCTTTTACTCAGGTTCTAAGAGTTTTCCTATAACATGTCATTGCTCAGCACAAATGAACCTAATTAAATGACACTCTAAGCTCATGTCACTTGGCAATAAAAATAGAATAGTGGTATCTATCTTAGTGTGCCTACATAAATGTTTACCCATCACTGAGTTCGTTATAGGGCAATATCCTACAATATATAAAAATACCAGTATTTACATTGTATCGAAGATTGATATTCAACATGTTCAGCATCAGACCAACTATGAATTGATTTATCTCTTAATACATCTCCAACTTCATACAGGccaattaatttaattaattctTCCATAATTGAGAAATCAAGGTAAAACAGGAATGAAAAACAAGAAAAGAACTCAAGTTTTATGTTATACACCTTCTGATAAATCTCCTCCTGCCAATCAATGATGCCAACATGTCCTGTTTGAGCTGAAGAATCCAGTGcctctgtaaaaaaaaaaagtaaacataaaaataaaataacctAAGTAGGTAAAAACCAGTAATGCACTCCCAATTGGCAGCAAAAGTTATTCAAAGCTCAAAGATTACCAGTACAGACTATTTAAAAGCAAATTGAAGAACAACAGCTCGAGTTAAATTGTGAGATTTAGATTAGCATGATATGATGTTGAAGAAACAGAACCTAAAGCAAACATTGATCAGCAGGGAACAAGATGTAAATCGCTGACATCATCATTCGTTCAAGAAAATCCTGTCCACTGCCATAAAAAGTGATAATTTTCCCATAACAAATATATTAAATCATTAAGAAGCACAGTCACAAAAAGCCCTGGAGATATCAAAGCTCAAAATATCACCCAACTTTTGGAACAGAGGTGGTCCAGTTATGATCCCTACTTCTGATATGAGCAGCATCAGTGTAAGTACATAGATCACATAAACTTTGGTAAGGTTACACAAATAACCATGATGATCCAAAGTGATGTTTCTAAAGTATGAGGTTGGGCACAATAGCCAATCTCAACAAATAGATGAGATTGTAAGCTTCCAAGTATGAGATTAGAaacttgattattatttttcagaagtagcaaaatttatatttttatcttccttttaACTCTGGTTTGGCCTTTTGGTTATTCTGGCCAAGTCAGATTCATATCTCATACAATCAGTTGTGTCATGCCATGTTAACATGGGCACAATACATAAAGTAGGAAGTAGCTAGaaagtaatatatttttatacattAAAGCAGCACATATGAATAAATAAGTTTCTGTACAAATATACAAGAATAAGGGAGATGTACAATGCTACTCATATTGTTGAAGAATTTACCAAATTTGTCACACAACTTTGAGAGAGAATAAATAATTAAACAAAAAACTAAGATATCACACAAGTATTCTTGAAAATCATTTATTTCAAAGCCTGAAAGATTAATCATGTCAGAAAGACAATTAGTgggaaaatatatatacaaagaaGAAGGAAGTCTCGACATGATTTGCATTGATCTTAAGAAAACCTACAATAGAGATCATAAAGATTTATTGTGTTGGATCATAGAAAAAtggcaattagttgttatattgAAGTAATAAAAGTGATGTATATAGAGTTATTATAAATGTTAGGACTATAGGATTACCCTAGAAATGTGCATCAGAGGTTTGCTTTGAGTCCTTTAACTCTTCACTTAAAAACGACAAATGGGTTCTGCAGATTTGTCAAATTGCTCTTAGAAAATAGGGGGCAATGCAGTTATATTGATGTGATAAAAGCTGTGTAATACAGTTGTCATTAGTTCCAAGAAAAAAAGAGTTGTCACCAGTGTTTGAATTATAGGAGTTCCTAGAGATTTCCCTATAACACTAAATCTAAGTCAAGGATATGCCTTTAGTCCTTAAATTCTCACTTTAGTAAATGGATGGATTTATTGGTAACATACATTATAAACTTTCATGGTGCATGTTGTTTGCTGATGAAATTTAATTCGATTAATATTAAACTTGAGCTTCAGTGACAAACACTAAAAACTAAGCATTCTAAACTAAGTAGGTCAAACAAAATACACCAACTGTAATTTCAGCTATATCAAGACAACAGTAAGACGTATAGTTAAGATTTAAGAAAGCTAAGAAAATTCTAGAAGTAAAAGTTTTAGGTGCCTTAAATCTATTATTCTACAGGAAAAAGAGACTAATGAAGACATAATTCAGAGTTAAAGAAGGAACAGTTAAATTGTAGAGGATCATCATGAGTTATGCTTGATCATTGTGTTCCCCTTAGGTTGATTGTTATATAACATACAACCACTGTTCTCAATAATTCTATCAGTTATGCAGTGAGAAAAAACATATGCAAAAGATCAATGATGCTGAAATGGGATTGTTGAGATGGATTGATGAAGTTATTAAAAAACATAAAGAAAAAAATGTTTACACACATGAATAATAATTATAGCctcaatagaaaataaaaatgatcGAGAAGCTACTAAGGTGGCATGGAGATGTCTCAGAAAATTTTAGATGTTAAAATTAGATAGCGGAGTTAATTAAGATAAATGCTAAGAGGAGAAATAGAGGAACATAAGAAAAAATTACTAGAAACAacgaaaagataaatttgcact is from Musa acuminata AAA Group cultivar baxijiao chromosome BXJ3-8, Cavendish_Baxijiao_AAA, whole genome shotgun sequence and encodes:
- the LOC135582703 gene encoding ubiquitin carboxyl-terminal hydrolase 24-like isoform X2, whose protein sequence is MSDQKVLIFGSFTEEETRLFQRQSAACMCSFEKAGRHFGPVDFASESKEHNSSARSNSIQVSNVIADLACKNEPGKINNWLQTSKANGEAINSCQDDELMEKRKDTLGLVSPHITEKGVTGAELSASPKVQEGWVQASKANSISVDSSAIESPVVDIPKALADKAPNVKSILPRGLINSGNLCFLNATLQALLSCSLFVQLLQDLRSQSIPEIGYPTLHTFIKFISEFDMPDVLSAKSNVKVTFESGKSFSPIMFDAVLKRFTPDLPIGISSRPRQEDAQEFLSFIMDQMHDELLKLDGIFASTDGGEVPLISSSEDDGWETVGPKNRSAFTRTQSFFPSRLSAIFGGQLRSVVKARGNKASATVQPFLLLHLDIFPESVNTIEDALHLFAAPETLEGYRTSAGKAGLVSASKSVKLQKLSKVMILHLMRFSYGSEGSTKLHKPVHFPLELVLVHELIVSPSSESRRYELVATITHHGQGPSEGHYTANAKCSSGRWLHYDDASVTAVTPNKVLHDRAYVLFYKQIQ
- the LOC135582703 gene encoding ubiquitin carboxyl-terminal hydrolase 24-like isoform X1 codes for the protein MHFFKQVLIFGSFTEEETRLFQRQSAACMCSFEKAGRHFGPVDFASESKEHNSSARSNSIQVSNVIADLACKNEPGKINNWLQTSKANGEAINSCQDDELMEKRKDTLGLVSPHITEKGVTGAELSASPKVQEGWVQASKANSISVDSSAIESPVVDIPKALADKAPNVKSILPRGLINSGNLCFLNATLQALLSCSLFVQLLQDLRSQSIPEIGYPTLHTFIKFISEFDMPDVLSAKSNVKVTFESGKSFSPIMFDAVLKRFTPDLPIGISSRPRQEDAQEFLSFIMDQMHDELLKLDGIFASTDGGEVPLISSSEDDGWETVGPKNRSAFTRTQSFFPSRLSAIFGGQLRSVVKARGNKASATVQPFLLLHLDIFPESVNTIEDALHLFAAPETLEGYRTSAGKAGLVSASKSVKLQKLSKVMILHLMRFSYGSEGSTKLHKPVHFPLELVLVHELIVSPSSESRRYELVATITHHGQGPSEGHYTANAKCSSGRWLHYDDASVTAVTPNKVLHDRAYVLFYKQIQ